CGCGATCAGAACCGACTGGGCAGCCGCGGCCGAAGCGGTTTTTTTCTCCGGCCTTGCGGACTTTCTGCCCGCGACGGCCAGTATCGCCATTTTTAATTCCATAGGGGGGACGCTGCTCGGAGGAGGCGCTTTCTTGCTGATCGCCATGGCATATAGAAACTTGAGAAAAAAAGAAGGAATGGGAATGGGCGACGTAAAGCTCGTAGCGATGCTGGGAGCTTTTTTCGGAATGTGGGGGGTGCTGGTCATAATATTTCTGAGTTCCATCCTGGGAACCCTTATCGGACTCTCGGTTATAATACTGCGCAAGAAAGATCCGGGACATGCCATAGCCTACGGCCCCTTTCTTTCCCTCTCGGCCTTGCTTTACCTGCTCGGAGACGATCTTTTTCTCCTTGCCGGAATAAACATCGGGTCGCCTGGGTAGAGCCATGAAAAGAATAATCAAAAATCTCTTTCTTCTGATCGTCATAGTTGTCGCGGCCAAGTTCCTGTTCACGGTCTTCGGAAAAGACTTCTCGACCGTACACTCAGAAAAGGTGATTCTTGGGGACTGGACGCAGCAGGAAATAGAAACCCTGATGGAACAGGCAGCCTTAAAGGACGGTTCCGCCGCCAAAATAGAATTTCTCTCGGAGAAATTTCTCGGAACTCCCTACGCGGGAAACACCCTTGGTGGAGCGAGCGGCGAGACGGAGCAGCTTACACTGGATCTCTCAGGGGTTGACTGCTTTACCTATATCGACTACGTGGAGTCGCTCAGGCTTTCGCAAAGCTTCGAGGAATTCAAGGAAAAACTCGTGAAAACGAGATATAAAGACGGCGCCGTGCGGTGGGAGAACAGGAAACATTTTTTCTCCGACTGGGTAAACGGAGACCATAAAAACGCCCGTGATGTAACCCGTGAAGTCGGGGGCGACGCAACGGCAGCCGTGACCAAAGAGCTAAACAGAAAAACAGACGGCTCTTCCTGGCTTCCGGGACTTGCAACAGCAAAAAGGGACGTAAGCTATGTCCCCTCTGAGAAGTTAAGCCCGCCAGTTCTCCAAGAGATAAAAACGGGGGACTACCTCGGGATCTACTCCGATAAAGACGGCCTTGACGTCTCTCACACGGGAATAGCCGTTAAAAAGGACGGCGTAGTTTACCTGCGTCACGCTTCCACGGTACACGAAAAAGTGCTTGACGAGGAGCTTGCCGCCTACATGAAAAACAAGCCCGGACTTTTGGTATACAGGGTAAAGTAATGGGTTATGTGGTAGAATCAGAACTGTTCCCGGACGGGGCATGATTGCAATCAAGGAGGCGGTTTAATGTCTTTACCTATAAACGTAAAGGAACTCACAGGATGTCTCAAGGAAGTGAAGAAGGCGCAAGACTCTCTTGACAATCTTCTTGACTTCGTGGACCTCATGAAAAACGTAAAGGAATCTTTTCCGGGAGATGTCGCAACCCCGGCTGAGAAAATCAAGGAGATTTCAAGGGCCGCCGCTCCCTACATAAAAGAGATAAAGGCCATTTTTGACGGGGAGCTCAACAAGCTTCCGATAAACGACGAAGAGGTTGCCGACGCCGCGAAGAAACTGGTGCTATATCACGGAGACCACATGCAGGTTCTCATCTGGGCCGAGCAGCAGAAGGCGAACCATGAACCGGATTCCTACTGGTGGAGATACTGGGACGGTATAACGGGAAACGTAAAAAAGGACATAGCGGAACATCAAAAACAGCTCTAGGGCTTCGCCCCGGAGGGGGTCGTCCGAAAAATCTCCAGACCATCCGCAAGACCGAAGCCCCGGCGAGATGATTCTCACCCGCCCAAACCAAAATGCAGTTTATAGACGAGGCGAAAATAACCGTTATATCAGGTAACGGCGGCAACGGATGCGTCAGCTTCAGAAGGGAGAAGTTCGTTCCCAAGGGAGGCCCCAACGGCGGCGACGGCGGCAAGGGGGGAGACGTGGTGGTGGTCGCTGACGCGAATATGTCCT
The DNA window shown above is from Candidatus Dadabacteria bacterium and carries:
- a CDS encoding prepilin peptidase — protein: MVPEIWFFILGAALGSFANVCVRRIPAGVSIVSPRSRCASCETPIRALHNIPILSWLLLGGKCAYCEERISAEYPLVEILCAVLAVFLYREFGVSLEVFFYLALCTGLVAITLIDIRHLIIPDMVTLPGIAAGVLLNAIRTDWAAAAEAVFFSGLADFLPATASIAIFNSIGGTLLGGGAFLLIAMAYRNLRKKEGMGMGDVKLVAMLGAFFGMWGVLVIIFLSSILGTLIGLSVIILRKKDPGHAIAYGPFLSLSALLYLLGDDLFLLAGINIGSPG
- a CDS encoding DUF1460 domain-containing protein encodes the protein MKRIIKNLFLLIVIVVAAKFLFTVFGKDFSTVHSEKVILGDWTQQEIETLMEQAALKDGSAAKIEFLSEKFLGTPYAGNTLGGASGETEQLTLDLSGVDCFTYIDYVESLRLSQSFEEFKEKLVKTRYKDGAVRWENRKHFFSDWVNGDHKNARDVTREVGGDATAAVTKELNRKTDGSSWLPGLATAKRDVSYVPSEKLSPPVLQEIKTGDYLGIYSDKDGLDVSHTGIAVKKDGVVYLRHASTVHEKVLDEELAAYMKNKPGLLVYRVK